One genomic region from Doryrhamphus excisus isolate RoL2022-K1 chromosome 14, RoL_Dexc_1.0, whole genome shotgun sequence encodes:
- the LOC131102109 gene encoding transcription factor Gibbin-like, whose amino-acid sequence MQTRVDAQTLPRTALDSCGPARSGSAGAQPLSLALGNHPASTDQVAVRTLAAEMDIPSNICPVPASLNQNTGATPLLVEAERKYALRSSGRSRFPCHVRKSSRLRRTLEDGERRADKERVDEEDVKASEEKIWRVKEEKGEAVMPKQEQPSVEAPPPAAVCPPDVPLALTVPKVVPKAAPKPAPRLGHRPGPKSRSRPGPKSVQKPGPKSVMRRRLAAAQQAVAHCGAAHLPSAIVAASPPPHVKKEPVAVQILSPSGRRCGRFVGVRRIVVKVARIPVSLGRRQKSYKISNVETVTGTEKSNDGNVDGSDVAKEPTALLRMKNNGKSVMVMFPPGELPVILKRRRGRPPKQAMPVAAGEPPSACGNGDQIKKPRRKRRTKLPCPYPSYVNDTNDVKTEYGDVLSKLAFLNRQPPTTGRCSPPRCWTPSEPESFHTPLENPGLSTLLHRLTGFRRPRGGRGGTGRGGGAAGGAGGSEHNKSTFSDFFESIGKKRKLSPLSEHGLPRKRGKGVGGVGRGGGVVGTEPAGEKTIRKRRVRKNGTFKGEGDGMGQDWPNGSGGWGDKALRGYQLCGATRGGFSSCEVGRRGGYGRSGGGRGVGPPGEDSQGLFAGYFRSLLDSDDSSELLDISQSNARKAASAPGYEPSSPAPGQRWSPAIPKWGANGTSSAADGSVQTHSSSYGYGGQTQTSPTPSTYHKSTPPSLSHSPSSPHPANYGHYSPAYASSSCVGPQRSSDCSFSYSKTVAQDRGQMGYSGYQAATRKAYGGSATAGPASPGAGFMSVAKGSPFGSSSSPECYKQYNCNQWTYRQGCSGWSADNFGPHAYSEYGCNESKDILDISNYTPQKAKRPPFPESLSESSSDSSHPGSAAAGSGPPSSMGGVFKQMETMSGDGGPSSLSSLEKLMIDWHESASGPSYSWSQNVLFQGGGTSKPGRGRRKRTEQSDKEGGSVLHSDSPSSPSPTPTPGPKRGGAGGRGRGSRGARGGLSGCQRERLSGSKGRGKSATAGAAPGLEGSGLFQEGLDYYSGDSSSLSPLATPNPAPPSSYLQDPCEYPSPYSAHPSTPSSEERYPALYPGESSSSLSPSVSSPPYPPKAQSYHLVPSRTFSPSCSPLPRVTPHCSSASPSHRPPPKEAQFSQYDSPSYCGSPYWYGQTSHSSSPSPSTSTHPHTSPHANTHGNLLASPNAHVNPSPHDPQHHNAHVSLSSHAKSYPANPAHANNQPHHAHAAHSLYDDCSTAAVHKQELTMHAIATGSRQGLLTPPPLYTKATLDPLPPHEQPGGYALSQLSCQGMGHRYPSQVSQGAGGVLCQLLDPAHDDSFSVTSL is encoded by the exons ATGCAAACGCGCGTAGACGCACAGACGCTTCCTCGCACCGCTTTGGATTCGTGTGGACCCGCACGCTCGGGTTCCGCCGGGGCCCAGCCTTTGTCATTAGCGCTTGGCAATCATCCCGCTTCCACCGATCAGGTGGCGGTGCGGACCCTCGCTGCAGAAATGGACATACCCTCAAATATTTGTCCGGTTCCTGCAAGTCTGAACCAGAACACAGGCGCCACGCCTCTTCTCGTGGAGGCCGAGAGGAAGTACGCGCTCCGCAGCTCCGGACGTTCTCGTTTCCCCTGTCACGTGCGCAAGTCCTCCCGCCTCCGCCGCACCCTCGAGGACGGGGAGAGGAGAGCGGATAAGGAGCGAGTTGATGAGGAGGACGTGAAAGCATCAGAGGAGAAGATCTGGAGGGTTAAGGAGGAGAAGGGGGAAGCGGTGATGCCGAAACAGGAACAACCATCTGTGGAGGCTCCTCCCCCCGCAGCTGTCTGCCCTCCAGACGTTCCTCTTGCTCTGACTGTCCCCAAAGTCGTCCCCAAAGCCGCACCGAAACCAGCACCCAGACTCGGACACAGACCCGGACCTAAATCTAGGTCGAGGCCCGGGCCCAAGTCAGTCCAGAAACCCGGTCCTAAAAGTGTCATGAGACGACGTCTGGCGGCAGCACAGCAGGCGGTCGCTCACTGCGGCGCCGCTCATCTCCCGTCggccatcgtggcggccagccCGCCGCCGCACGTGAAGAAGGAGCCCGTCGCGGTGCAGATTTTGTCCCCCAGCGGCAGGAGGTGTGGACGTTTTGTCGGA GTGAGGAGAATCGTCGTCAAGGTGGCTCGCATTCCCGTCAGCCTCGGCCGGCGACAAAAGAGCTACAAGATTTCCAACGTGGAGACCGTTACGGGAACGGAGAAGAGCAACGACGGGAACGTGGACGGTTCCGATGTAGCCAAGGAGCCCACGGCGCTGCTCCGCATGAAGAACAACGGCAAGAGCGTGATGGTCATGTTCCCCCCCGGAGAGCTCCCGGTCATTCTTAAACGCAGGCGGGGGCGCCCGCCCAAACAGGCCATGCCGGTGGCGGCGGGGGAGCCCCCCAGTGCCTGCGGGAACGGAGACCAGATCAAGAAGCCCCGGAGGAAGCGGCGGACTAAACTCCCTTGTCCCTATCCATCATACGTGAATGACACCAATGATGTGAAGACCGAGTACGGGGACGTTCTGTCCAAACTGGCCTTTTTGAACCGCCAGCCCCCCACCACGGGGCGATGCTCCCCTCCTCGCTGCTGGACACCCAGTGAGCCGGAGAGCTTCCACACCCCCTTGGAAAACCCAGGACTGTCCACGCTGCTGCACCGGCTCACTGGCTTTAGGCGGCCTCGGGGCGGCAGAGGGGGCACCGGGAGGGGCGGCGGTGCAGCAGGGGGCGCCGGTGGAAGCGAGCACAATAAGAGCACCTTCAGTGACTTCTTTGAATCCATCGGCAAGAAGCGCAAGCTCAGCCCCCTCTCTGAGCACGGCCTACCCAGGAAGAGGGGCAAGGGAGTCGGGGGTGTCGGTCGAGGAGGTGGGGTGGTGGGAACCGAGCCTGCGGGGGAGAAAACGATCAGGAAGAGGCGAGTGAGGAAAAACGGCACATTTAAAGGGGAGGGGGACGGCATGGGACAGGACTGGCCCAATGGGTCCGGGGGCTGGGGGGACAAAGCTTTGAGAGGCTATCAGCTCTGTGGAGCCACAAGGGGGGGCTTCTCCTCCTGCGAGGTCGGAAGGAGAGGCGGCTACGGCCGCTCAGGCGGGGGCAGAGGGGTCGGACCCCCTGGGGAGGACTCACAGGGTCTCTTTGCTGGGTATTTTCGCTCCCTGTTGGATTCCGATGACTCGTCTGAACTTTTGGACATCTCGCAGTCAAACGCTCGCAAAGCTGCGTCTGCCCCCGGTTACGAACCATCCAGCCCGGCCCCGGGCCAAAGGTGGTCACCCGCCATCCCTAAATGGGGAGCCAACGGGACAAGCTCTGCGGCGGATGGATCCGTGCAGACTCACAGTTCCTCTTACGGCTACGGCGGGCAGACGCAAACGTCCCCGACCCCCTCCACCTACCACAAATCCACCCCTCCGTCTCTCTCCCACTCTCCGAGCTCCCCCCATCCCGCCAACTACGGCCACTACTCGCCCGCCTACGCCTCCTCTTCTTGCGTCGGGCCCCAAAGGTCCTCAGACTGCAGTTTTTCCTACAGCAAAACCGTGGCCCAGGACCGCGGTCAGATGGGCTACTCCGGCTACCAGGCAGCAACCAGGAAGGCCTACGGCGGAAGTGCCACGGCGGGGCCCGCATCACCGGGGGCGGGGTTTATGTCGGTGGCCAAAGGCAGCCCCTtcggctcctcctcctcgccagaATGTTACAAACAGTACAACTGCAATCAATGGACCTACAG ACAAGGTTGCAGCGGCTGGTCAGCAGACAACTTTGGTCCTCACGCTTACAGTGAATATGGCTGCAATGAATCAAAGGACATCTTGGACATCTCCAACTACACCCCCCAGAAGGCCAAGAGACCCCCTTTCCCAGAGAGCCTATCCGAATCCTCCTCGGACTCCTCGCATCCCGGCTCGGCGGCCGCTGGGAGCGGTCCTCCTTCCTCCATGGGCGGAGTCTTCAAACAGATGGAGACCATGAGTGGAGACGGCGGTCCGTCCAGCCTGTCTAGCCTGGAGAAGCTGATGATAGACTGGCATGAGAGCGCCTCCGGGCCCTCCTATAGCTGGAGCCAGAATGTGCTCTTCCAGGGAGGGGGGACAAGCAAGCCGGGCCGCGGTCGCAGGAAACGGACCGAACAATCAGACAAAGAAGGGGGTTCTGTTTTACACTCAGATTCCCCGTCCAGTCCCTCTCCGACACCCACTCCTGGACCTAAGCGTGGAGGGGCTGGAGGACGGGGACGAGGGTCCAGAGGAGCCAGAGGCGGGCTGTCCGGGTGTCAGAGAGAGCGTCTTTCGGGATCCAAAGGCAGGGGAAAATCTGCTACAGCAGGGGCGGCTCCGGGTCTGGAGGGATCCGGGCTGTTCCAGGAGGGGCTGGACTATTACAGCGGGGACAGTAGCAGCCTCTCCCCCTTGGCCACCCCCAACCCCGCACCCCCTTCCAGCTACCTCCAGGACCCCTGCGAGTACCCCTCCCCTTACTCGGCCCACCCCTCCACGCCGTCCTCTGAGGAGCGCTATCCAGCCTTGTACCCTGGAgagtcctcctcctccctctcgCCCAGCGTCTCGTCCCCCCCTTACCCCCCCAAAGCCCAGTCCTACCATCTTGTACCGTCCAGAACCTTCTCCCCCTCGTGCTCCCCTCTACCACGGGTAACACCCCATTGCAGCTCGGCGAGTCCCTCGCATCGCCCCCCACCCAAAGAGGCGCAGTTCTCGCAGTACGACTCCCCCAGTTACTGCGGCTCCCCCTACTGGTACGGACAAACGTCACACAGCAGCAGCCCCAGCCCGAGTACGTCCACCCACCCGCACACGAGCCCGCACGCAAACACCCACGGGAATCTGCTCGCCAGCCCAAACGCACACGTGAACCCGTCCCCCCACGACCCGCAGCATCACAACGCTCACGTCAGCCTGAGCTCCCACGCCAAATCCTACCCCGCTAACCCCGCCCACGCCAACAATCAGCCCCATCACGCCCACGCCGCGCACTCGCTCTACGATGACTGCAGTACCGCCGCCGTCCACAAGCAGGAGCTCACCATGCACGCCATCGCCACGGGCTCCCGCCAGGGTCTCCTGACGCCCCCGCCCTTGTACACGAAAGCCACCCTGGACCCTTTGCCCCCACATGAGCAGCCCGGCGGCTACGCCCTGTCCCAGCTCTCCTGTCAAGGGATGGGACACCGCTACCCCTCGCAGGTGTCTCAGGGAGCAGGAGGGGTTCTGTGCCAGCTTCTGGACCCGGCCCACGATGACAGCTTTAGCGTGACCAGCCTGTAA